A genomic window from Solanum dulcamara chromosome 11, daSolDulc1.2, whole genome shotgun sequence includes:
- the LOC129872290 gene encoding uncharacterized protein LOC129872290 isoform X1, with protein sequence MANHGGVGSKFVSVNLNKSYGQSPHHDNKSYSGSYGQAAGLGRGRSGSGGGGLVVLSRHRSTQKIGPKLSVPPPLNLPSLRKEHEKFDLSGSGGGISGGGGQGSGPRPSSSGMGWTKPAAVALQEKDVNTDGHVVDGLDHTGHGIDGTNQVSASYMPPSARVSGIGAAVIGPAKSFPLTVEKVSVLRGEDFPSLQAAMPVSSGQANKQKDCLSQKQKQVSGEGSSDEQRDSYNMSSGVDMRPHGHSSRHAPGNGLAENGYESHGLSSARRGDQPRKQEDFFPGPLPLLRLNPRFDWADDERDTGHVFADRARDIGISKVDNYWDRDFDMPRASVLPHKAVHNQYERRAPRDTLNGNGFSTDQRGDSYSRDLRIPSREGRETSTWRNSIHSRDGNVPDVANNRNAVSSGGSVVNKDFGEDNKYVPPYFGDTARDGSFTGSRDYSYGRKDMGLVTDGKQRWNHATESSNSRGVERMTQDRLGSELSSRYRRDGFQNKAGSKSSFSSVGKSLPLGDPVLNVGREKHVSRGERPYREDPYLKEFESTGFDERDLFSGGHAGVFKRKKDVVKQTDFYDPVRESFEAELERVQKMQELERQRVMEEQERALEQARIEEEERQRLIREEEERRIKLEEEARETAWRAEQERLDAVRRAEEQRIAREEEKRRIFMEEERRKQAAKQKLLELEAKIAKRQTEVTKTDTLIVTTDDKISAMSKEIDVSGASDVDNWDESERMVERLTTSASFDTAVLSRSSDVSSQHYSYRGSFTNFPDRGRPINSCRGDVFENGSSSSMHLRDQDIDHHSPRREVSAGGRAAPRKDLSGSAGYLASGNFAKGGREGFTDEFVHQQEHRWNVSMGADPFIRNRDMDTEFNDNLADRYGDVGWGQARSRGNTRFPYPDRLYQNSEADEPYSYGKSRYAVRQPRVLPPPSLSTMQRTFRGMNDHPGSSNLVDNESHYPHPRGGESTRQTGYFGGHPSELVASQEENTLAEDTKLNKDMTPRCDSQSSLSVTSPQNSPPHLSHDELDESGDSPSESVAAEGNNVSLSGYECTLLNDNSAKDAMKMASSSLSAMEEEDWNVEDNGELQQQEEYDEDDDGYREEDEVREADDENLDLNQEFEDLQIGEGESSHNLDNLVLGFDEGVEVAIPSDDFERNSRNEESVFDRPETSEGGSINGVQVDENCLHPVQGPPGASLDSSSNRVQEAEKIMQESEFRLSAEPHTPAASHLLTSIDAYCGSSLCAQQTFSSVGTPSSVGQTSVSSLTSSSQPDLPVKLQFGLFSGPSLIPSPVPAIQIGSIQMPLHLHPPVGPSLAHIHPSQPPIFQFGQLRYSSTVSQGILPITAQSMSFGQSNVQALYNTNQNSGGSMPPQLSQDASTSSLVKVNVQSLSANQGHGFLVKPHGSKPVQGSAESKALMANIAGIAGASDIKLISELDIQVEAKGLNNADRHVQPSKEKGSDGNPSCALPSIQLVSNERNSAGGRAQGQAYSNKGKRFTYAVKSSNSRSSFPSSDGPFSESSRFQRRPRRTVQRTEFRIRENSDSRQSSSTGFSNDSGHGDKLNQGGRTATAVLARSGLKRGSFSSKLLKQNVELDSKSANVDSQEIDSSIKPGKDDGRASLHKNQNISHTGEGNLKMNISEEDVDAPLQSGVVRVFKQPGIEAPSDEDDFIEVRSKRQMLNDRREQREKEIKAKSRVSKPPRKPRTTRQSSAISTSPNKIPVSVGGEISNKSNYLDIIASEAQVSAYKDVSTGFTAVVLQPLAPIGTPAGINGSHADKQFHTAKSHQTTSVGGVSAGGDDLEPGLMFESKKNTENVTSSPLNSWGSGQINQQVMALSQSQLEEAMNPARFEAHAASVGAHSSAVTEPILPSSSILTKDKSFSSAASPINSLLAGEKIQFGAVTSPTVLHTSSRVVSHGIGAPGSNRSEVQISRNISPDESDCTLFFDKDKLANDPCVNVQDSEAEAEAAASAVAVAAISSDEIVGNGLGSAISETKTFEGDQQLSSQSRAEESLSVSLPADLNVETPPISLWPSLPSPQNSSSQILSHFPGGPPSHFPFYEMNPMLGGPIFAFGPHKESGGSQSQSQKATVSSSGPLGAWQQCHSTLDSFYGHPAGFTGPFISPPGGIPGVQGPPHMVVYNHFAPVGQYGQVGLSFMGTTYLPSGKQPDWKHTPSSSAMGITEVDMNNVNMAGSQRNLSNMPATVQHLGPASPIMPIASPLAMFDVSPFQSSPEMPVQARWSHVPASPLHSVPISHPSQQQAEGALPPKFGHSHSVDKSLNTNRFLEPHPPEASDGTPSFTVATVANAAQFPVEIGLGDSSKSGATGGSAQSQASQSSTGCANADTGKIDALRNGVSNSGKDQGVSGYKTQSQQKNAPAQQSQTAGYNYHRGGGMSQRNMAGNDWSHRRMGFQGRNQSLGAVPSTKVKQIYVAKQTLSGTKTTG encoded by the exons ATGGCCAATCATGGCGGTGTCGGGAGCAAATTCGTGTCTGTGAATTTGAATAAATCATATGGACAGTCTCCTCATCATGATAATAAATCTTATAGTGGTTCTTATGGCCAGGCCGCCGGTCTGGGCCGTGGGCGGTCTGGTAGTGGGGGTGGCGGTCTGGTTGTTTTGTCACGGCATCGAAGTACTCAGAAAATTGGGCCGAAATTATCTGTTCCACCCCCCTTGAATTTGCCTTCACTGAGGAAAGAGCATGAGAAATTTGATTTATCAGGATCCGGTGGTGGGATATCAGGAGGTGGTGGTCAAGGAAGTGGGCCGAGGCCATCATCTTCTGGTATGGGTTGGACTAAGCCTGCTGCTGTTGCATTGCAAGAGAAAGATGTAAATACTGATGGTCATGTTGTTGATGGCTTGGATCATACTGGGCATGGTATTGATGGCACCAACCAGGTCAGTGCATCCTATATGCCCCCTTCAGCTCGTGTAAGTGGAATTGGAGCTGCAGTTATTGGTCCTGCAAAATCATTTCCTTTGACAGTTGAGAAAGTCTCAGTTTTGAGAGGTGAGGATTTTCCTTCTCTTCAAGCTGCGATGCCTGTCTCTTCTGGACAGGCAAACAAGCAAAAGGATTGTTTGAGTCAAAAGCAGAAGCAGGTATCTGGTGAAGGGTCATCTGATGAACAAAGAGACAGTTACAACATGAGTTCGGGGGTTGATATGCGTCCTCATGGGCACTCTTCGCGTCATGCTCCTGGAAATGGCCTGGCAGAAAATGGGTATGAAAGTCATGGTTTGAGCAGTGCTCGCAGGGGAGATCAACCTCGGAAGCAGGAAGATTTCTTTCCGGGGCCTCTTCCATTACTGCGGTTGAATCCCAGATTTGATTGGGCTGATGATGAACGTGACACTGGACATGTATTTGCAGATAGGGCCAGAGATATTGGTATTTCAAAAGTTGATAATTATTGGGATAGGGATTTTGACATGCCTCGAGCTAGTGTTTTACCCCATAAAGCTGTTCATAACCAATATGAAAGGAGGGCTCCTAGAGATACCCTGAATGGGAATGGGTTTTCCACTGACCAGAGAGGTGACAGTTATAGCAGGGATCTGAGAATACCTAGTAGAGAAGGTAGGGAAACAAGCACATGGAGGAACTCAATTCATTCTAGAGATGGTAATGTTCCAGATGTTGCAAACAACAGAAATGCTGTTAGCTCGGGTGGATCTGTTGTTAACAAAGATTTTGGGGAAGATAACAAATATGTTCCGCCATATTTTGGGGACACCGCTCGTGATGGAAGTTTTACTGGAAGTCGGGATTATTCATATGGAAGGAAGGACATGGGTCTTGTTACTGATGGCAAACAACGCTGGAATCATGCAACAGAATCATCCAACAGTCGAGGGGTTGAGCGCATGACTCAAGATCGCCTTGGTAGTGAACTTTCCAGCAGATACAGGCGTGATGGATTTCAGAACAAGGCTGGGTCAAAATCTTCGTTCTCATCTGTTGGGAAATCACTGCCTCTTGGTGACCCTGTTTTGAATGTCGGCAGGGAGAAACATGTTTCAAGGGGCGAAAGGCCATACAGAGAGGATCCATATCTGAAAGAATTCGAATCTACAGGATTTGATGAAAGGGATCTTTTTTCTGGAGGACATGCTGGGGTGTTCAAGAGAAAAAAGGATGTGGTTAAGCAGACTGATTTCTATGACCCTGTCAGAGAATCCTTCGAGGCTGAACTGGAGCGAGTTCAAAAGATGCAAGAGCTTGAGCGACAACGAGTTATGGAAGAACAAGAAAGAGCATTGGAGCAAGCTCGAATAGAGGAAGAGGAGAGGCAGAGACTGATTAGAGAAGAGGAAGAACGTCGGATTAAGTTGGAAGAAGAAGCACGAGAAACTGCTTGGAGGGCAGAGCAAGAGCGGCTTGATGCAGTAAGAAGAGCTGAAGAGCAGAGAATTGCGAGAGAGGAAGAGAAAAGGAGGATATTCATGGAGGAAGAAAGGAGGAAGCAGGCTGCTAAACAAAAACTTttggaattggaggccaagatAGCCAAGAGGCAGACTGAAGTGACAAAAACTGATACCTTAATTGTCACTACTGATGATAAAATATCTGCCATGAGCAAGGAAATTGATGTTTCAGGGGCATCTGATGTGGATAATTGGGATGAGAGTGAAAGAATGGTGGAACGGTTAACAACTTCAGCATCTTTTGACACAGCCGTCTTAAGCAGATCTTCTGATGTAAGTTCCCAGCACTATTCCTATCGAGGGAGTTTCACAAATTTTCCAGACAGAGGAAGACCTATTAATTCATGTAGAGGGGATGTATTTGAGAATGGAAGCAGCTCATCAATGCATCTACGAGACCAAGATATTGATCATCATAGTCCAAGAAGGGAGGTATCTGCTGGAGGCAGAGCAGCCCCCCGGAAAGATTTATCAGGATCAGCTGGATATTTGGCTTCTGGGAATTTTGCCAAAGGTGGACGAGAAGGATTTACAGATGAATTTGTCCATCAGCAAGAGCATAGGTGGAACGTATCTATGGGGGCTGATCCATTCATCAGGAACAGGGACATGGACACAGAATTTAATGATAATCTTGCTGATAGGTATGGTGATGTTGGTTGGGGGCAAGCTCGTTCTCGTGGCAATACTCGCTTCCCTTACCCAGATCGGCTATATCAAAATTCTGAAGCGGATGAACCTTATTCCTATGGTAAGTCAAGGTATGCTGTGAGACAGCCACGGGTACTTCCTCCACCTTCACTCTCTACTATGCAGAGAACTTTTAGGGGTATGAATGATCACCCTGGTTCATCAAACCTTGTTGACAATGAAAGCCATTATCCTCATCCTCGGGGAGGTGAATCTACAAGGCAGACAGGCTATTTTGGTGGCCATCCATCTGAACTGGTTGCTTCCCAGGAGGAGAACACTCTTGCAGAAGACACAAAACTGAATAAAGATATGACCCCGAGATGTGATTCACAATCTTCTCTATCTGTCACAAGCCCCCAAAACTCTCCTCCTCATCTCTCTCATGATGAGTTGGATGAATCTGGGGATTCTCCTTCAGAATCTGTTGCAGCCGAAGGTAATAATGTAAGTCTCTCTGGATATGAATGCACTCTCTTAAATGATAATTCTGCAAAGGATGCCATGAAGATGGCTTCCAGCTCTCTCTCCGCCATGGAGGAGGAAGACTGGAATGTGGAAGATAATGGTGAATTGCAGCAGCAAGAAGAGTATGATGAGGATGATGATGGTTATAGGGAAGAAGATGAAGTGCGTGAAGCAGATGATGAGAATCTTGATCTGAACCAAGAATTTGAAGATCTGCAAATAGGTGAGGGAGAATCATCTCACAATCTAGATAACTTGGTTTTGGGCTTTGATGAGGGTGTTGAAGTTGCAATACCTAGTGACGATTTCGAGAGGAATTCAAGGAATGAAGAAAGTGTATTTGATAGACCTGAAACCTCTGAAGGTGGATCTATAAATGGGGTTCAAGTTGATGAAAATTGCCTTCATCCTGTTCAAGGGCCCCCTGGGGCAAGTTTGGATAGCTCCTCTAACAGGGTCCAAGAAGCTGAAAAAATTATGCAAGAATCTGAGTTTAGACTGAGTGCTGAACCTCACACTCCAGCAGCGTCACATCTATTGACTAGTATTGATGCTTATTGTGGTTCTAGCCTATGTGCTCAGCAAACTTTCTCATCTGTTGGCACCCCATCTTCTGTTGGTCAGACTAGTGTGTCAAGTTTAACGTCTTCTAGTCAACCTGATTTACCTGTTAAGCTTCAGTTTGGGCTGTTTTCTGGTCCTTCTTTGATACCTTCTCCGGTACCAGCCATCCAAATTGGTTCCATTCAAATGCCTCTTCATCTCCATCCACCAGTTGGTCCATCCCTTGCTCATATACATCCATCACAGCCTCCTATCTTCCAATTTGGTCAGCTCAGGTATTCATCTACTGTCTCACAAGGGATTCTGCCAATCACTGCTCAGTCGATGTCTTTTGGTCAGTCCAATGTGCAGGCTCTTTACAATACCAATCAAAACTCTGGAGGTTCTATGCCTCCCCAACTTTCTCAAGATGCTTCTACTTCTAGTCTGGTGAAAGTCAATGTTCAATCTCTTTCAGCAAATCAGGGACATGGTTTTCTAGTGAAACCTCATGGCAGTAAGCCGGTACAAGGAAGTGCAGAAAGCAAAGCTCTTATGGCCAACATTGCTGGGATTGCTGGTGCTAGTGATATAAAACTTATCTCGGAGTTAGATATCCAAGTTGAAGCTAAGGGCTTGAATAATGCAGATAGGCATGTGCAGCCATCTAAGGAGAAGGGATCTGATGGCAACCCGTCCTGTGCTTTGCCATCAATTCAGTTAGTTTCTAATGAGAGAAATTCTGCTGGGGGCAGGGCGCAAGGCCAAGCATACAGCAACAAGGGGAAAAGATTCACTTATGCTGTAAAAAGTTCTAATTCGAGGTCATCTTTCCCAAGTTCTGATGGTCCTTTTTCTGAGTCAAGTAGATTTCAGAGACGACCTCGTCGGACAGTTCAGCGAACTGAATTTCGAATCCGCGAAAATTCAGATAGCAGGCAATCATCCAGCACTGGTTTTTCTAATGACTCTGGTCATGGTGATAAGTTAAATCAGGGTGGGAGAACTGCCACAGCGGTTCTGGCAAGAAGTGGATTAAAGAGAGGATCCTTTTCTAGTAAGCTACTGAAGCAAAATGTGGAGTTAGATTCTAAGTCAGCAAATGTTGATTCTCAGGAGATTGACTCTAGTATCAAGCCAGGCAAAGATGACGGAAGGGCATCTCTGCACAAAAATCAGAATATTTCTCACACTGGCGAGGGAAACCTAAAAATGAACATATCTGAGGAGGATGTTGATGCTCCATTGCAAAGTGGTGTTGTACGTGTTTTTAAACAGCCTGGCATAGAAGCACCCAGCGATGAAGATGACTTTATTGAAGTCAGGTCTAAGAGGCAAATGCTGAATGATCGGCGAgaacaaagagaaaaagaaatcaAGGCGAAATCCCGTGTTTCTAAG CCTCCACGCAAACCTCGGACGACCAGACAAAGTAGTGCAATTTCAACTAGCCCAAATAAAATTCCGGTATCTGTGGGTGGAGAAATATCAAATAAGAGTAATTATTTAGATATTATTGCTTCAGAGGCGCAAGTATCTGCTTATAAGGATGTGTCCACTGGATTTACTGCTGTGGTATTGCAGCCACTGGCTCCAATTGGAACGCCTGCAGGGATCAATGGATCTCATGCTGATAAACAATTTCATACGGCAAA GTCGCACCAAACCACCTCAGTTGGTGGTGTTTCTGCTGGTGGAGATGACCTTGAACCAGGCTTGATGTTTGAGAGCAAGAAAAATACAGAGAATGTAACATCATCACCTCTAAACTCTTGGGGTAGTGGACAGATCAATCAACAG GTTATGGCCTTGTCACAGAGCCAACTTGAAGAGGCTATGAACCCTGCTAGGTTCGAAGCACATGCGGCTTCTGTTGGAGCTCACAGTAGTGCAGTCACTGAGCCCATCTTACCATCATCATCCATCTTAACAAAGGACAAATCTTTTTCTTCTGCTGCAAGTCCAATTAACTCCCTGCTTGCTGGCGAGAAAATTCAATTTG GTGCTGTTACATCCCCAACGGTTCTTCATACTAGTAGTCGTGTTGTTTCACATGGGATTGGAGCTCCAGGGTCTAATCGATCTGAAGTACAAATTTCCCGTAATATTTCTCCAGATGAAAGTGATTGTACCCTTTTCTTTGACAAAGATAAACTTGCAAATGATCCATGCGTAAATGTACAAGATTCTGAGGCTGAAGCTGAAGCAGCTGCTTCTGCTGTTGCTGTAGCAGCTATCAGCAGTGATGAAATTGTCGGGAATGGACTGGGCTCTGCCATTTCAGAAACTAAAACTTTTGAAG GTGATCAGCAATTGAGCAGCCAATCAAGGGCAGAAGAGTCTCTTAGTGTATCTCTTCCTGCTGATCTCAATGTTGAAACTCCTCCGATATCATTGTGGCCGTCCCTGCCAAGTCCCCAGAATTCTTCGAGCCAAATCCTATCTCATTTTCCTGGTGGCCCGCCGTCACATTTTCCTTTCTATGAGATGAATCCCATGTTGGGTGGTCCTATTTTTGCCTTCGGTCCACATAAAGAGTCGGGTGGCTCCCAATCACAGTCACAGAAAGCTACTGTGTCTAGCTCAGGTCCACTTGGTGCATGGCAACAATGCCATTCTACGCTGGACTCATTCTACGGTCATCCAGCAGGGTTCACTGGCCCTTTCATAAGCCCACCTGGAGGTATCCCTGGGGTCCAAGGTCCGCCGCACATGGTAGTCTATAATCATTTTGCTCCAGTTGGACAGTATGGCCAGGTTGGATTAAGCTTTATGGGTACCACTTATTTACCTTCTGGAAAGCAGCCTGATTGGAAGCACACACCCTCATCCTCCGCAATGGGTATTACCGAGGTGGATATGAATAATGTAAATATGGCTGGTTCTCAGCGGAATTTATCAAATATGCCTGCTACCGTCCAGCACCTTGGCCCTGCTTCACCAATTATGCCCATAGCTTCTCCTCTGGCCATGTTTGATGTGTCTCCTTTCCAG TCTTCACCTGAAATGCCAGTCCAAGCTCGCTGGTCTCATGTCCCTGCATCGCCTCTTCATTCTGTTCCCATTTCTCACCCCTCGCAGCAGCAAGCTGAAGGTGCATTGCCTCCTAAATTTGGACACAGTCATTCTGTTGATAAGTCATTGAATACCAATAGGTTCTTGGAACCTCATCCTCCAGAAGCCTCTGATGGTACCCCAAGTTTTACTGTTGCGACAGTTGCCAATGCAGCTCAGTTTCCTGTTGAAATTGGTCTTGGAGATTCCTCCAAATCGGGGGCTACTGGTGGTTCTGCTCAGAGTCAGGCCAGTCAAAGCTCCACTGGATGTGCCAATGCAGATACTGGCAAAATTGATGCTCTCAGAAATGGTGTCAGCAACAGCGGTAAAGATCAAGGTGTCAGTGGTTACAAAACCCAGAGCCAGCAGAAGAATGCCCCTGCTCAGCAGAGTCAAACTGCAGGCTACAACTATCACAGGGGTGGTGGAATGTCTCAGAGAAATATGGCTGGAAATGACTGGTCCCATCGCAGAATGGGTTTCCAGGGCAGAAATCAGTCTTTGGGCGCGGTTCCATCTACTAAGGTGAAACAAATATACGTGGCTAAGCAAACCCTTAGTGGGACAAAAACCACTGGATGA